Within the Thermodesulfobacteriota bacterium genome, the region CCCCGGAAAATGCCGCGAATCAGAAAAACGCCGACCACGGCAATAATGATCATGTCAATTGTATTCATCGGCGGATCGTCTCCTAACGGACAACCTCGGAACCAGGCCCGGATCACCCTTGACCAACTTTTATCCGGCTTTTATCATAACGGCCGGATTTTGCAAGACCGCTTTTTTGATGTATAATAGAATAAAAAGGAATGCCAAAAACTGGGCCGTACTGTGTTTCCTGTTTAATATTTGGGGAATTATTTTTTTGAGTTTTCTGCCGCGCATTGATCACGAGGAAGATTATCTGGTCAATAAGATTAAGGATCAAAACCCGGTTTCCCATCCAGAAATGTAAAGGAGGTTCATGCACGCTTCCGCAGCCGTTGAAAAACCCGTACAGATTGATTTCCCCGACATCGAACTGGCCCGACAGCTTTTCGGTGAAAACAACACCCACTTAAAAAAAATCGCTCACAGCCTGCATATTTCCATCAACGCCAGGGGCAAAACCGTTTTTATCAGCGGCGACGCCATCGCGGTCGAACTGGGGGAGAATGTCCTGCGCCAGCTTTACGCGCTGCTGGCCGAAAAATACCCGGTATATGAGGCCGACATCGACCACGCGGTAAAGGCCCTGCGCGAAAACAGCAAGACCAACTTAAAAGAGCTGTTTCTGGAAACAGTCTACCTGACGCCCAAGAAACGGCCCATCACGCCCCGGAGCGAGAACCAGAAGACGTATATCGACGCCATCCGCAAGCATGACATGGTCTTCGGCATCGGCCCGGCCGGAACCGGGAAAACCTACCTGGCCATGGCCATGGCCGTGGCATCCTTCAAGGCCAACCTGGTCAGCCGCATCATTCTGACCCGGCCGGCCGTGGAAGCCGGCGAAGCCCTGGGTTTTCTGCCCGGAGACCTGGCGGAAAAGGTCGACCCCTACCTGCGTCCGCTTTATGACGCCCTGTATGAAATGATGAGTTTTGAGAAGATCGCGGCCCTGATGGAGCAGAAGGCCATCGAGGTGGCCCCACTGGCCTTCATGCGGGGGCGGACGCTGAACGACTCATTTATCATTCTGGACGAGGCCCAGAACACCACCTCCCAGCAGATGAAGATGTTTCTCACCCGGATCGGGTTCAACTCCAAGGCGGTCATCACCGGCGACATCACCCAGACGGACCTGCCCCAGGGGAAACCCTCGGGACTGATTGAAGCCAAAAGCATTCTTCAGAACATTACGGGCATCGAATTTGTTTATTTTTCAAAAAAAGACGTGGTGCGGCACAGCCTGGTGGAAAAAATCATAGCCGCCTACGAGGAGAGCGAAAACGCCGGGCAGTCATCCTCTTAATAAATATCCCGGGTGCCTCTAAAAATTACCAAATAACAATTTTTAGGGGCACCCGAAAATTTTTTTCTTGAAAAGGCCGCTGGTTTTATATAAAAACTCCCATGCGACAAAAACGACACACAGCGTTAGTCAGATATCACAAAGCAGACTGATCCATTCGGTTTGAACCCCTTCATATCCCGACCATGACAATCAAGCATTTCAAAACCCAGTTTGCATTGCCCCAGAACAGCAAAGCGTATAAATGGCTGCTGCTGGCCATAACCGCCGTCGTTTTTGCCGCGACATTCTTCTCGTCCTCATTTCCGGATCATTATTACACTTATAATATCAATGATATAGCCAGACAAGACGTCAAGGCGCCGGCCGATTTTCTGATCGACGACAGCCAGGCCACCGAGGAAAAACGCCGGGAAGTCAGCCAGAAGGCGCTGACGGTCTATGATTTTAATGATGAAATCGCCGGCCAGATCAAACAACGGCTGGAGCTCAGTTTTGAATCGTCCAGAAAAGCGCTGGAGGACAATAAACAGGCGGAATCCGATCCCGCCGACAACACCACCGGCGGCAAGGAAAAATTTGAGGGTCTGCTGGGCATGCCGGTCAGTGACGGCGCTTACGCCATCCTGGAAAAGGAAAAATTCTCCAAAACCATAGAAACCCTTATTTACCAGATCGTATCGGAAATCCTGGATAACGGCGTCGTGACCGATAAAGAGGCCCTGCTCCGTGAAAAGGACAAGGGGATTATATTAAGCCGGGTGAGTTCGGAACAGGAAGAAGTCGTTCTCAACCTGCGGCGTTTTTATGGAACCGATCAGGCCCAGTCCATGGTCCGCATCATCGGCGATCCGTTGCTAAACCACCTGGACTATACCGTAAAAAACCTCATTGTGGAGTTTTCTCAGAGACTTCTTGTCCCCAACATCACCCTCAACGCCAGCAAGACCGAAAAAAGAAAAAATGAGGCAAGAGAAAGCATCAAGCCGATTCTCTTTGAAATCAAAAAAGGCGAAATGATTCTCCGGGAAGGCCAGCGGGTAACGGAGCAGGACAAGCTCAGGCTGGAAAGGCTTGAGTCAGCGACCAAAAACAGGGTGTCGATTTCCAAAAGCATCGGCGCCTTCTTTCTGGGCGCGCTGGTGCTGCTGGTGGTGTTTCTGCGGAACTCGGAAAGCAAACGCAAAGGCGTTCTGGCGGACAGCAAGAACCTGCTCTTTTTCTCCGCCATGCTCTGCTTCTCCTTTATCACCGCCCGGTTTTCCCTGTCCGTGGCCAAAGCCATCGCCGCCAGCTCATCCTCCTCGGCCCTGACGCCGGAATCCATCTTTCTGGTCATACCCCTGGCGTCCATGGCCATGATCGTCTGCCTGTTCATGGATATCGAACTGACCGCCTCCTTTGCCCTGATCCTGGCCCTGTGTACCGGCGCCATTTATGAAAACCGGTTTGATGTGTTTGTTTTCTCCATCCTGAACATGACCATGGCAGCCTTCTGGATGCGCCACTGCCGGGAGAGAAAAGTATTTATAAAAGCCGGGACCAAGCTCGGCCTGTTCAATATGGTCTTGTCCATCGCGCTCAATCTCTATATGGATGATCTGGTCCTGACTCATATTCTGGTGGATTGCGCTCTGGCCTTCTCCGGAGGGATCCTTTCCGGTGTTCTGACCGCCGGGCTGGCGCCCATTGTCGAAATCGTTTTCAACTACACCACGGATATCAAGCTCCTGGAACTGGTCAACCTGGATCAACCCCTGCTGCGCCAGCTGATGCTGGAATCGCCCGGGACCTATCACCACTCCCTGATTGTCGGTTCCATGGTTGAAGCCGCCGCTTCCGAGATCAACGCCAATCCCCTGCTGGCCAAGGCCTGCGGCTATTATCACGATATCGGCAAGACCGCCAAGCCGTTCTACTTTATCGAAAACCAGAAGGACGTCAAAAACCCCCATGAAAAACTGGCGCCATCCATGTCCAGCCTGGTACTTATCTCCCATGTAAAGGAAGGCGTCGAAATCGCCCGAAAGCACAAACTCGGCGCGTCTGTCATCGACGCCATCCAGCAGCATCACGGCACCAGCCTGATCACCTATTTTTATGAAAAAGCAAAACGGTTGAACAAGGAAGAATCCGAGAAAAATCCGGGCAAGGAACAGGAAATCAAGATGGAAGACTTCCGCTATCCCGGGCCCAAACCCCAGACGCTCGAAGCGGGTTTGGTGATGCTGGCGGACATCGTCGAGGCCGCCGCCCGGTCACTGGAATCCCCCACTTCCTCCCGGCTGCAGGGGCTGATCCAGGACCTGATCAACCAGACCTTTTCCGACGGCCAGTTGAACGAATGCGAACTGACCTTGAAGGACCTGAACAGTATCGCCAAGAGCTTTAACGCCATTCTTGCCGGGATATACCACCACCGCATCGAATATCCCGCTCCAACCAACGGAAAAAAGAAAAATGCCGGTCCTGATAAGCAACCGCCAAACAAGCCATCGTCTTCCCGTCCGGAAGATAGCGAAGACGGCTCAGGACGTCTTAAACGCCTCGGGCAGTCCTGATGCCGAACTGTCGCTCCTGATCACCGACGACGACGAAATCACCCGCTACAATCAGCAGTACCTGGGGCGGAAAGGCCCCACCAACGTCATCGCCTTTCCCATGACCGAAGGCGATTTTGCCGGGATCACGCCGGGCCTTCTGGGGGACGTGGTCATTTCCGCCGATACCGCTTTCCGGGAAGCCCGGGAAATGGGCATCACCCTGAAGGAGCGTTTTACACAGCTGCTCATCCATGGTATTTTGCATCTTCAGGGTTACGATCACGAGGTTTCCGAACGGCAGGCCCGGGAAATGGATCGGAAGGCGGAAGAACTGACCAAAACCATCGACCCCTTATAGCATCAGGAGGACAAACCAATGGCGGGACTGGCTGT harbors:
- a CDS encoding PhoH family protein — its product is MHASAAVEKPVQIDFPDIELARQLFGENNTHLKKIAHSLHISINARGKTVFISGDAIAVELGENVLRQLYALLAEKYPVYEADIDHAVKALRENSKTNLKELFLETVYLTPKKRPITPRSENQKTYIDAIRKHDMVFGIGPAGTGKTYLAMAMAVASFKANLVSRIILTRPAVEAGEALGFLPGDLAEKVDPYLRPLYDALYEMMSFEKIAALMEQKAIEVAPLAFMRGRTLNDSFIILDEAQNTTSQQMKMFLTRIGFNSKAVITGDITQTDLPQGKPSGLIEAKSILQNITGIEFVYFSKKDVVRHSLVEKIIAAYEESENAGQSSS
- a CDS encoding HDIG domain-containing metalloprotein; its protein translation is MTIKHFKTQFALPQNSKAYKWLLLAITAVVFAATFFSSSFPDHYYTYNINDIARQDVKAPADFLIDDSQATEEKRREVSQKALTVYDFNDEIAGQIKQRLELSFESSRKALEDNKQAESDPADNTTGGKEKFEGLLGMPVSDGAYAILEKEKFSKTIETLIYQIVSEILDNGVVTDKEALLREKDKGIILSRVSSEQEEVVLNLRRFYGTDQAQSMVRIIGDPLLNHLDYTVKNLIVEFSQRLLVPNITLNASKTEKRKNEARESIKPILFEIKKGEMILREGQRVTEQDKLRLERLESATKNRVSISKSIGAFFLGALVLLVVFLRNSESKRKGVLADSKNLLFFSAMLCFSFITARFSLSVAKAIAASSSSSALTPESIFLVIPLASMAMIVCLFMDIELTASFALILALCTGAIYENRFDVFVFSILNMTMAAFWMRHCRERKVFIKAGTKLGLFNMVLSIALNLYMDDLVLTHILVDCALAFSGGILSGVLTAGLAPIVEIVFNYTTDIKLLELVNLDQPLLRQLMLESPGTYHHSLIVGSMVEAAASEINANPLLAKACGYYHDIGKTAKPFYFIENQKDVKNPHEKLAPSMSSLVLISHVKEGVEIARKHKLGASVIDAIQQHHGTSLITYFYEKAKRLNKEESEKNPGKEQEIKMEDFRYPGPKPQTLEAGLVMLADIVEAAARSLESPTSSRLQGLIQDLINQTFSDGQLNECELTLKDLNSIAKSFNAILAGIYHHRIEYPAPTNGKKKNAGPDKQPPNKPSSSRPEDSEDGSGRLKRLGQS
- the ybeY gene encoding rRNA maturation RNase YbeY is translated as MPVLISNRQTSHRLPVRKIAKTAQDVLNASGSPDAELSLLITDDDEITRYNQQYLGRKGPTNVIAFPMTEGDFAGITPGLLGDVVISADTAFREAREMGITLKERFTQLLIHGILHLQGYDHEVSERQAREMDRKAEELTKTIDPL